The Labilithrix sp. genomic sequence CCGGACGTGCGATGGAAGACGAAGTCCAACGACGCCGCGGCGCGATCGATCGATCGCATGGCCGCCCTCCCATTGAAGCGTCTCCTCGTGGCCCACGCGGATCCGATCGAGGACCGTCCTTCCGAGAAGCTCCTCGACGCCTGGCGCTTCGTGCGCGCCGGGTGAGGGCGCGTGCTCCAAGTCCTGCGTCACCCACGCATGGCTTCGCGGATCTGCTCGGGCGTCATCTTCGCGATCACCTTGGTGAGGATCCAAAGGTGCCCGAACGGGTCCTGCACTCGCCCCTCGCGGTGGCCGTAGAACTGATCGCTCACCTCGAAGATCACGCGCCCGCCACCCGCCACCATCTTACGCGCCACTTCGTCGGGATCATCGACTTCGAGGTTCAAGATCACCGGGCTCCCGCCGAGCGAGGGCGGCGCGCAGTTGTTCCATTCGGGCGCCTCGTCGGTGAGCGCGATCACCGCGTTGCCGAGCGCGAGCGCGGCGTGCACCACGTGTCCCCGATCGTCGGCGTAGCGTTCGAGCTCGCGAGCCCCGAGCGTCGCGGTGTAGTAGGCAATGGCGCCGGCCGCGTCGCGAACGACGAGGCGCGGAGTGAGGAGCGGTCGTTCCGTCATGCTCCAAGCTTGACCGAAACGCGCCGCGCCTGATTGGAAGAAATCGACGAGCGCGAGCGCGGTCGCTCAGTCGTACGATGAGGAGATGGACGATTCTTCATGAGCGCTACGCGTTGATCGAGCGCCTACAGAAGATCGCCCCGTGACGCGGCGCGGATGCGGCGGCGGTGGACGTGACGATTGAACGGTGAGTACCTTGGCTTCGTGGCAACGAAGACCACTCCCGAACCACGCTCCTTTCTGGAGGCCGTCGCTCCCGCTGGGCGGCGCCGCGACGCGCTCGTGCTGCTCGATCTGATGCGTGAGGCGACGGGGCTCGAGCCGAGGATGAGCGGATCGTCGATCGTCGGTTTCGGTGAGTACGCCTACGAGTACGACAGCGGTCGCAAGGGCACGGCGCCAGCAGCAGCGTTCTCGCCGCGCAAGGCAGCGACCGTCGTCTACCTCCTCGACGGCATCGCCCACCACGAAGCCGCGCTGGAGAGGCTCGGGCCCCATACCACCGGTGTCGGCTGTCTCTACATCAAGGACGTCAGCAAGATCGACGTCCGCGTCCTCAAGGGGATCGTCCAAAAGTCCTTCACGAGGCTCACTGCCAAAACGTACGGCAAGCGCGCACGCGACGTAGAGACGAAGGCTCCGAAGAAGTCGACGACGACCCGTGCGACGCGCGGTGGTTCTGCTTCGGGGCCAATCGACGCCTATCT encodes the following:
- a CDS encoding VOC family protein, which produces MTERPLLTPRLVVRDAAGAIAYYTATLGARELERYADDRGHVVHAALALGNAVIALTDEAPEWNNCAPPSLGGSPVILNLEVDDPDEVARKMVAGGGRVIFEVSDQFYGHREGRVQDPFGHLWILTKVIAKMTPEQIREAMRG